One Ranitomeya variabilis isolate aRanVar5 chromosome 5, aRanVar5.hap1, whole genome shotgun sequence DNA window includes the following coding sequences:
- the LOC143775459 gene encoding pseudouridylate synthase 1 homolog, which produces MRSIILLSRHSRNICLNHFLRFSSLTVTIPYQTDQKTPIERTLEEEDEEGTNSFSKNYAIPKKKHVIQMIYCGSRYSGMQINKTSPLPTIEGEIISALVKAECIPEICATNLKLVRFQRCARTDKGVSALAQVVSVRLFENNVNTMEIINSYLPPEIRVIGVKRTTKGFNSKIMCDARTYSYTLPTFALSRDASSVPDSSFRLSREDFHYVNRLLSFYKGTHSFHNFTRDKLPDDPSARRHMYQISCSEPFVRHGVEFARIVITGQSFMLHQIRKMVGLIIAVVKGVVTPEFLPLSMTLKKTNLPLAPALGLVLECTHFESHNRRCYSSQSSRTVTWEEFLPTTEAFREEKIMPVIIDGELRDLSFSNWLQQFSGYTFLVI; this is translated from the exons ACAGATCAAAAAACTCCAATTGAAAGGACATTAGAGGAAGAAGATGAAGAGGGTACTAATAGTTTTTCAAAGAATTATGCCATTCCAAAAAAGAAGCATGTTATACAAATGATTTACTGTGGCTCCAGGTATTCAGGCATGCAG ataaaTAAAACATCTCCTTTACCAACTATTGAAGGAGAAATTATCTCTGCACTTGTGAAAGCAGAATGTATCCCTGAGATCTGTGCTACTAACTTAAAGCTTGTCCGATTTCAGCGTTGTGCTCGCACAGACAAG GGTGTTTCTGCCTTGGCTCAAGTTGTCTCTGTAAGACTCTTTGAGAACAATGTAAATACtatggaaatcatcaattcttatcTTCCACCAGAAATTCGTGTTATAG GTGTAAAGAGAACAACCAAGGGCTTCAATTCTAAGATTATGTGTGATGCACGGACCTATTCATACACGCTGCCCACATTTGCCCTATCACGGGATGCCAGCTCTGTTCCTGACTCCAGCTTCCGTTTGTCTCGAGAAGACTTCCATTATGTCAACAGACTTCTTTCTTTCTATAAAGGAACACACAGTTTCCACAACTTCACAAGAGACAAACTGCCGGATGACCCCAGTGCACGTAGACACATGTACCAAATCTCCTGCTCAGAGCCCTTTGTCCGCCATGGTGTGGAATTTGCAAGAATTGTAATCACAGGACAAAGCTTCATGCTACACCAGATCCGTAAAATGGTTGGTCTTATCATAGCAGTGGTGAAAGGTGTCGTTACACCTGAATTTCTTCCTCTGTCGATGACACTAAAAAAGACCAACCTTCCCCTGGCACCAGCTTTAGGGTTGGTTCTGGAGTGTACACATTTTGAGTCTCATAATCGGCGTTGCTATAGCAGTCAGTCCTCCCGTACGGTAACCTGGGAAGAATTTTTGCCCACCACTGAAGCCTTCAGGGAGGAGAAGATCATGCCAGTCATCATTGATGGAGAACTTAGAGATCTTTCTTTTTCAAACTGGTTGCAGCAGTTTAGTGGATACACATTCTTGGTCATCTGA